The sequence GTTGCCCTGGCGACAGCTATGGGCCATGCGTGTCGCGGCGGGCTGCACCTATGGGCCATGCGTGTCGCGGCGGGCTGTACCTATGGGCCATGCGCGTCGTTGCGCGAGGCGCGGGAGTTAGGAGCCGACCGCCGTGCGTTCCACGATGTCCAACTCGGAGCCGGCGGCCTGCGACGGTACCGGCCCCAGGGCCGCGACCGCCGACGCCATCGCCTCGGCAGCTTGGGCGCGCTCGCGCGCCCGGTGCGCATCGACGGACATCGCCGCCCACGCGTTGCGGCGGGCCCCCCGCTGGCCGCCGTCGGCCCACACGGCCCGAGCGACACTTCGCAACATGTCCTGCATGAGTTCCATGGTGCGCGTGCGGTGTAACAACCGAGTTGCCCCGCGGTGAACGTCTCTGGTCGAAATTCACGGCCGGGGCGAGCGGCGTTCGCCAAGCCGACCCCGGCCCAACCGGCAAGCGGACCAGTCAGGCGGTACGGGCCGCGATCGCCTGCTGGTAGAGCCGCCCGGCGCGGTACGACGACCGGACCAGCGGCCCGCTCATCACCCCGGCGAACCCAAGCTCCTCGGCGTACCCGGCCAGTTCGACGAACTCCTCCGGCGTCACCCAGCGCTCGACCGCGTGGTGGCGCGGCGACGGGCGGAGGTACTGCGTGATCGTCACCAGGTCACACCCCGCGTCCCGAAGGTCGACCAGCGCGGACTCCACCTCGGCTCGCGTCTCGCCGAGCCCGAGGATCAGGTTCGACTTCGTCACCATGCCGGCCGCGCGACCGGCGGTCAGCACCGACAGCGACCGGTCGTAGCGGAACGCCGGCCGGATCCGCTTGAAGATCCGCGGCACGGTCTCGAGGTTGTGCGCGAAGACCTCGGGCGCCGCCTCGAAGATCTGCCCGAGCAGTTCGGGTCGCGCGGAGAAGTCGGGCACCAGCAGCTCGACCCCGGTGCCCGGGTTGAGGCCATGGATCGCGCGGACGGTCTCGGCGTACAGCCAGGCGCCCTCGTCCTCGAGGTCGTCGCGCGCGACGCCGGTCACGGTCGCGTACCGCAGCCCCATCGCCTGAACGCTCTCCGCGACCCGCCGCGGCTCGTCGCGGTCCAGCGGCTCGGGCCGGCCGGTGTCGATCTGGCAGAAGTCGCAACGCCGCGTGCACTGGTCGCCGCCGATGAGGAACGTCGCCTCCCGGTCCTCCCAGCACTCGTAGATGTTCGGGCAGCCGGCCTCCTCGCACACGGTGTGCAGGCCCTCGCGCTTGACCAGCGCCTTCAGCTCGGTGAACTCCGGGCCCATCCGCGCCCGGGTCTTGATCCACGGCGGCTTCTTCTCGATCGGTACGGCGGCATTGCGGGCCTCGACCCGCAGCAACTTCCGCCCCTCGGGCGCCACCGCCGTCACCCGATCGAGCCTACGCGCCGGCTCACGGCAGGACGGTTACGGTGTCGCCCGCCGAGACCGTGCCCGGCTTCAGCACCCGGGCGTAGATGCGCGACCAACCCGGGTGCAGGTCGTGTGACATCCGGCGGAACTCGCCCGCGAGGAACCACGGCGCATTCTTGCTGCACGGCGTCGAGTACGGCGTGGTCTCGAGACGGGCGGTGCCGACCTGCAGCCGCTGTCCCGGGGTCACGGCCGCCCAGTCGAGCCCGCCCAGCGTGAGGTTCTCGCCGGCCCGTCCGGCCGCGATCGGGTGGCCCTCGTCGGCCAGCCGATCGATGACATCGGCCGACCAAAGGCAAATCGCCTGCCACGGCCGGCCGTGGTTGTCGCGGTCGTCCTGGCAGTCGATTTCGAGCCCGGCCCAGCCGATGGCGGCCGGACCGGAGACCGAGGATTTCGGGACTCCACCCCTGCTTGCGTTGACCTGTATTACGTGACCTCGCTGGGAAGCGGTCCCGCGGTGGCGAACCCGCCCGGCTCGGGCGAGGGCATGCCAGGCCAGGTGCACCTCGCCGAGCGCCTCGTCGTACGTTGCCGGGTCCCGCCGAACCGCCGCGATCGTCTCGCGGTACGGTTGCAGGTCGCCGGCGATGTCGGCCGGCGCACCCTCGGCGAGCCACTCGAACCAGACGTGGACGATCCGAAGCGTCGATGCGGCGTCCGCCGGATTCCAATGCGCGGGGTCGAAACCGCACTCGCCGCACGCTTCCATATTGCGGATCATCGCCAGCGTCGCGAGCGGACTCGACGGGATTTCAGCGCGGTGAACCCACGGCGGCGCTGAGTGCCCGGCCCAAAGCGGCCTCGACGACCGGCAGCGCCTCGTCCACCGTGACCTCGCGGCCGAGCTCGGTTGTCAGGGAGGTCACTCCGGCATCCGTGATGCCGCAGGGCACGATCCGGTCGAACGCGGTCAGCGCGCAGTTGCAGTTGAGAGCGAAGCCGTGCATGGTCACTCCGCGCGCAACCCGTACGCCGATCGCGGCCGCCTTGCGCGCCGGTCCGCGCGCGTCCGCAGGCACCCACGCGCCGCTGCGTCCGTCGATCCGCACGGTCTCGACGCCGAACGACCGGCAAGCCGCCATCATGGCGTCCTCGAGCCGGCGCACATGGCCGACCACGTCGACCGGATCCGGCAGCGCGACGATCGGGTACCCGGTCAGCTGCCCCGGTCCGTGCCAGGTGATCTTGCCGCCGCGGTCGACGTCGATGACCGGCGTACCGTCGGCGGGTCGCTCCCAGACCTCGGTGCGCTTGCCAGCGGTGTAGACGGGATCGTGCTCCAGCAGCAGGACGGTGTCGTCGATCTCGCCCGCGACCCGGCGGGCATGCAGGTCGCGCTGCATCGCCCAGGCCTCGTCGTACCCGACCCGTCCCAGCCGCACGAACTCCACGCCATCCACCGTACGTCGCCGGCACCGCACGCTTCAGCACACAACGTCGCGCACGGGCGGCCGTTATGTCGACCGGTGTCGCAATTGGCGGCCACTCGGGATCGGGTTGTGTGCTGAAACGGGATCGTGGCGCTCTCCGTCGGGAGCTCGTCGGCGGCGCGGGCCCCTGTGGACAACGCCGGCGCCGTACGGCGGTTCGCTGCTCCAATGTGCGCGTGCATCACGGGTTGACGATCGGCGAGTACGTCGCGGAGAGCCCGATCGGCATGGGCGGAAGCGGGGAGGTCTGGCGCGCCCGGGACGTCACGACCGGTGAGGCGGTCGCGGTCAAGGCGCTGTTCGGCAAGGGGCAGCACGTCGTCGAGCGGCTGCGCCGCGAGGCGAACGTCCTCGCCTCGGTCGCCGGGCCGCACGTGGTCCGCCTGCGCGACCTGCTGGTCGAGGACGACCGTGCCTACCTAGTCATGGACCTCGCAGCGGGTGGGAGTCTCGAGGACCTCTTCGAGGAGCGCGATCGGATCCCCGCGCCCGAGGTCGTCACGATCCTCGCCCCGATCGCGTCCGCGCTCGCCGCTGCCCACGCGCGCGACCTCGTGCACGGTGACATCACGCCCGCCAACATCCTGTTCACGGCCGACGGCCGGCCGCTGCTCGCGGACTTCGGCGTCGTCCAGGCAGTCGGTGCGACCGAGCCGGTCGAGGGCACCTTCGGATACCTCGATCCCGCGGTGGCAAACGGTGAGCGACCGACGCCCGCGAGCGATGTCTTCGGCCTCGCCGCAGTGGGCTTCGCCGCCCTCACCGGCAAGCTGGTCTGGGGGAGCGGTTCGCCCGAGCAGCTGGAGGGCCGGGCCCTGCTCGGCCTGCACGAGAGCCTGCCCGAGCTCGCGCCCGACGTGCCGCCGGCGCTCGCCGACGTCATCGAGTCCGCGCTCGCGCTCGACCCGTATGACCGGCCGGACGCGAGGACGTTTGCCAGCAAGGTCCTTCATGCTTGCGCGGCGGCGCCGGTCGACATCCCCGTCGTCGCGCACCTGGTCGCCGCCCCCGTGACCAGCGTCATCCGCCGGCGCGCCATCGACCACGACGACGTCGATGACGTCGAAGCCGAGGCGCTGTCACGTGGCAAGGTGCGCTGGCCGTGGAAGCGGGCGATTGTCGTCGCGGTCTTCGGAGCGATCATGACCGCCGTGTCGCTCGCGCTCAGTGCCCTGCTCGGGCACGTACACCTCGGCGTGCCGCACGTGGTCGACGGGAAACCCCCCGTCGGGAACCACTCAGCCTTGACCCCAACAGCGGCGACGGTCAGGCCGGCGGCGGAGATCTCGCCGGCCGGCTGGCGCGCCGTGGTCGCGCGGCTCGATGCCGACCGGGCGGCCGCGTTCGCTTCCGCCGACCCCGACCGGCTGGCCGCCGTCTATGTCGCCGGTTCCCCGGCGTACGACACGGACCTCGCCACCATCAGCTCGTTGCAGAGCCGCGGCCTGCGCGCTCGCGGCTTCTCCGCGACCGTCGAGGCCGCCACACCGGTTTCGGGGTCCGGCGCGAACGAGCAGCTGCGCGTCGTCGACCGGCTGAGCGGCTACCGCCTCGTCGACCTCACTGGCCACGTCGTCGGGCACGGGGACCCCCGCCCGGCCCGGACGTTCACGATGTGGCTGCACTACGGCGCGGCTGGCTGGCAGGTCGCCAAGGTCTCCAGCCTTCCGTGATCGAGGGTTCCGCGCCCCATAACGCGCCGTAGCCCCCCCGATGGCCCATCGGTGGGGCTACGGCCCCACTAATGGCCCATCGGTGTCGGTATAGCCCCACCTATGGGCCATGCGTGTCCGACACGGAGGCGCGACGCGCGTCCGGGTCGGACCGCTCAGAGGATCGCGCGAAGGGCGGCGTCGACGTCGGCGTAGCCGAACTCGAAGCCGGCATCGAGCAGCCGGCGCGGCAGGACGCGCTGGCTGACCAGCGCCCCCTCATCGGCGAAACCGTCAAGGGCGATCCGCAGCGCGAACCCGGGCACCGTCAGGATCGTCGGGCGCCGAAGCGCGCGACCGATCGCCAGCGTGTAGTCGCGGTTGCGAACGGGATCGGGACCGACCACGTTGACCGGCCCGGACAGCTCGCCCGCCGTGAGCAGGAAGCGCACCGCGTTCAGGTAGTCCGACATCGCGATCCACGGCACCCACTGCCGCCCGGATCCGAGCCGCCCGCCGAGCCCGGCCTTGAACAGCGGCAGCACCGTGCCGAGCGCACCGCCGTCGGTGGAGAGCACGTGGCCGGTGCGGATGCACATGCACACCACGCGCGCGCCGGCCGCTGACGCTGCCGCGGTCGAGGCCTCCCACTGCTCGACCACGTCGGCGAGAAACCCCGCCCCGCGCGGGTCGGACTCGTCAAGCACCTCGTCGCCGCGGTCGCCGTACCAGCCGACCGCACTCGCCGACACGAGCACCGGTACGCCGCTGGCCGCGACCGCGGCCGCGATCGTCGTCGTGCCGTCGACCCGGCTGGAAAGCACGGCTTCCTTGTGCGCCGCGGACCAGCGCTTCGACGCGACGCCGACCCCGGCGAGGTGCACGACCGCGTCGATGCCGTCAAGCGCGCCGGCATCGATCCGGTGCGCCTGCGGGTCCCATCGGCGCTGGTCAGGGCCGGTCGGGTCCTGGCGCACGATGCGCAGCACCTCGTGCCCGTCCGAGCGCAGCACGCTGACGAGAGCGGAGCCGAGCAGGCCGGACGAGCCGGTGATCGCGATCTTCATGCGGACCGTCGTACCCGGGTGCGACCGCAGCTATCTCCTACAGCCCGAGCTCGGCCTCGAACTCGCCGCCCTCGAGCCGCTGCTTCACGGTGCTGAGGAAACGCGCTGCGTCGGCACCGTCGACCATCCGGTGGTCGTAGGTCAGTGCGAGATAGACGATGTCGCGCACCGCGATGACGTCACCTGCGATCGGATCGTCGACGACGACCGGACGCTTCACCACCGCGCCCGTGCCGAGGATGCCGACCTGTGGCTGGTTGAGGATCGGCGTGTCGAACAGCGCGCCGCGCGAGCCGGTGTTGGTCAGCGTGAACGTGCCGCCGCCGAGCTCGTCCGGGGTGATGTGGTTGTCGCGCGTGCGGGCGGCGAGGTCATCGACCTTGCGCGCGATGCCGGCCAGGTTCAGGTCGTCCGCGTCGCGCAGCACCGGAACGAGCAGTCCGCGCGGCGTGTCGACCGCGATGCCGAGATGCACCTTGTCGTGGTAGGTGACCGTGCCCGCCTCGGTGTCGATCGAGGAGTTGAGCACCGGATGCTCGCGCAGCGCCTCGCAGGTGGCCAGGACGAAGAACGGCAGGAACGTCAGCTTCACGCCCTCGCGCGCGGCGAAGTCAACCTTCGCGCGGTCGCGCAGCCGCGCGATCCGCGTCAGGTCCGCCTCCACGACCGTGGTCAGCTGCGCGCTGACCTGCAGTGACTCGACCATCCGCTCGGCGATCACTGCGCGCAGGCGGGACAGCTTCTCCGTGGTGCCCCGGGTCGGAGCGATCGCGGGCGCCGAAGGAGCGGCGGGAGCCGCCGCAGCCGGGGCGGACGGAGTAGCCGCGGCCGGCGCGCCAGGCGCGGGTGCGGATGAGGGTGCCGACGCAGCGGGCGCAGCCGGTTGGCTGCCGGTGCGGGCAGCGGCGTCGAGGACGTCCTGCTTGCGGATCCGGCCGCCGACGCCGGTGCCGGCCAGGCTGGCGAGGTCGACCCCGTGCTCGGCGGCGAGCCGGCGGACCAGGGGAGTGACGTACGACGGCGCCTGCCCGCCGTCCTCGGCGGCGGCCGGAGCGGGCGCCTGCGGTGGGGCGGGTTGCGAGGTCTGCGCAGGCGGCACCGGAGCGGCCGGCTCGGCCGTCGCGACCGGAGCCGCCGGCGGCTGGAGGGCGGCCGCAGGCGCAGGCGTGGGTGCCGGCGCCGACGTGAACGGCGGTGCCTGTGCGGCGGCGGGCTGCGGGGCCGGCTCGGGCTCCGGCTCCGGAGCGGGTTCTTGCGCCTGCTCCGTGGCGGGAGCCTCCGCGGCCGGCTCCGGCGCCGCGGGACTCGCGCCGGACGCCTCGGTCGCGGTGTCGGCGGTTTCGGTGGTGTCGGTGGCCGCAGCACCGGCCGCCGAGCCGTCACCGGCCCCGGCCGCGCCGTCCTCGATCAGTGCGAGCTCGGTACCGACGTCGACCGTCTCGTCCTCGGCGACCTTGATGCTCGCGAGGGTGCCGCTGGCC comes from Mycobacteriales bacterium and encodes:
- the lipA gene encoding lipoyl synthase is translated as MTAVAPEGRKLLRVEARNAAVPIEKKPPWIKTRARMGPEFTELKALVKREGLHTVCEEAGCPNIYECWEDREATFLIGGDQCTRRCDFCQIDTGRPEPLDRDEPRRVAESVQAMGLRYATVTGVARDDLEDEGAWLYAETVRAIHGLNPGTGVELLVPDFSARPELLGQIFEAAPEVFAHNLETVPRIFKRIRPAFRYDRSLSVLTAGRAAGMVTKSNLILGLGETRAEVESALVDLRDAGCDLVTITQYLRPSPRHHAVERWVTPEEFVELAGYAEELGFAGVMSGPLVRSSYRAGRLYQQAIAARTA
- a CDS encoding MOSC domain-containing protein codes for the protein MEACGECGFDPAHWNPADAASTLRIVHVWFEWLAEGAPADIAGDLQPYRETIAAVRRDPATYDEALGEVHLAWHALARAGRVRHRGTASQRGHVIQVNASRGGVPKSSVSGPAAIGWAGLEIDCQDDRDNHGRPWQAICLWSADVIDRLADEGHPIAAGRAGENLTLGGLDWAAVTPGQRLQVGTARLETTPYSTPCSKNAPWFLAGEFRRMSHDLHPGWSRIYARVLKPGTVSAGDTVTVLP
- the lipB gene encoding lipoyl(octanoyl) transferase LipB; its protein translation is MRCRRRTVDGVEFVRLGRVGYDEAWAMQRDLHARRVAGEIDDTVLLLEHDPVYTAGKRTEVWERPADGTPVIDVDRGGKITWHGPGQLTGYPIVALPDPVDVVGHVRRLEDAMMAACRSFGVETVRIDGRSGAWVPADARGPARKAAAIGVRVARGVTMHGFALNCNCALTAFDRIVPCGITDAGVTSLTTELGREVTVDEALPVVEAALGRALSAAVGSPR
- a CDS encoding serine/threonine-protein kinase produces the protein MHHGLTIGEYVAESPIGMGGSGEVWRARDVTTGEAVAVKALFGKGQHVVERLRREANVLASVAGPHVVRLRDLLVEDDRAYLVMDLAAGGSLEDLFEERDRIPAPEVVTILAPIASALAAAHARDLVHGDITPANILFTADGRPLLADFGVVQAVGATEPVEGTFGYLDPAVANGERPTPASDVFGLAAVGFAALTGKLVWGSGSPEQLEGRALLGLHESLPELAPDVPPALADVIESALALDPYDRPDARTFASKVLHACAAAPVDIPVVAHLVAAPVTSVIRRRAIDHDDVDDVEAEALSRGKVRWPWKRAIVVAVFGAIMTAVSLALSALLGHVHLGVPHVVDGKPPVGNHSALTPTAATVRPAAEISPAGWRAVVARLDADRAAAFASADPDRLAAVYVAGSPAYDTDLATISSLQSRGLRARGFSATVEAATPVSGSGANEQLRVVDRLSGYRLVDLTGHVVGHGDPRPARTFTMWLHYGAAGWQVAKVSSLP
- a CDS encoding TIGR01777 family oxidoreductase, translated to MKIAITGSSGLLGSALVSVLRSDGHEVLRIVRQDPTGPDQRRWDPQAHRIDAGALDGIDAVVHLAGVGVASKRWSAAHKEAVLSSRVDGTTTIAAAVAASGVPVLVSASAVGWYGDRGDEVLDESDPRGAGFLADVVEQWEASTAAASAAGARVVCMCIRTGHVLSTDGGALGTVLPLFKAGLGGRLGSGRQWVPWIAMSDYLNAVRFLLTAGELSGPVNVVGPDPVRNRDYTLAIGRALRRPTILTVPGFALRIALDGFADEGALVSQRVLPRRLLDAGFEFGYADVDAALRAIL
- the sucB gene encoding 2-oxoglutarate dehydrogenase, E2 component, dihydrolipoamide succinyltransferase produces the protein MTVSVTMPRLGESVSEGTVTRWLKAEGDHVDADEPLLEVSTDKVDTEIPSPASGTLASIKVAEDETVDVGTELALIEDGAAGAGDGSAAGAAATDTTETADTATEASGASPAAPEPAAEAPATEQAQEPAPEPEPEPAPQPAAAQAPPFTSAPAPTPAPAAALQPPAAPVATAEPAAPVPPAQTSQPAPPQAPAPAAAEDGGQAPSYVTPLVRRLAAEHGVDLASLAGTGVGGRIRKQDVLDAAARTGSQPAAPAASAPSSAPAPGAPAAATPSAPAAAAPAAPSAPAIAPTRGTTEKLSRLRAVIAERMVESLQVSAQLTTVVEADLTRIARLRDRAKVDFAAREGVKLTFLPFFVLATCEALREHPVLNSSIDTEAGTVTYHDKVHLGIAVDTPRGLLVPVLRDADDLNLAGIARKVDDLAARTRDNHITPDELGGGTFTLTNTGSRGALFDTPILNQPQVGILGTGAVVKRPVVVDDPIAGDVIAVRDIVYLALTYDHRMVDGADAARFLSTVKQRLEGGEFEAELGL